TTCTCAGATGGTCACATGAATGCCAGCAAGTAATATAAGATGTCTCTGCAGAGCCAGTAGCATATTACATATTAAGCCAGGAGTCTTCTTTAGTAATTTCAGGCTATCCATGTTCTGAAAGACTTCTAGTCAGCAGTCATTCTATCCGTAGCTACACTTGCCATTAAAGAAATCCTTGTTTAGAATGGAAATTTTTCACAAAAGCATATCATGCCAAAAGTATGTGGTCGCATTGACAAAATTAACCTGCAATCTCTTTCTGAACTGGCTGTTTGTGATATAAGGAAGTTATGAATGGTGTGCCATACTCTCAAACCATCCTGACTGAGTGGATTTTAAACAAAAGCaaaagattttgttttttggccttTATTGGTAGCAGAGCCTCCAACGAGGGGCCCATTTATAACCCTGTGTGTTAGACAGGGTCCTGGGGAAGTATCATGTGGGTCTGCCATAAAGTTCACACAAAACCATTTGGACCAGACTGGTGGTTAAAGGTTCATGTCGCCCATGGGGATTTAGCTTACCATAAAAAGCTCAGGCGAGAGAGTTGCAGTGGCACCTGCCtgcacaaatgcacacacacagaaacacacacacaggaacctAAACAAAGATGAAGAGATATCGCCTCAGAATTTCAGCATCTCAATAAGATTCAGTTTGTTCAATATAGAATGGAGCTTCTCCCCATGGAGTAGGAAATGCTTTAGATATACATACTGAGCAAGTAAAGCATGAATACTTGCTGCAGAAATAGATTCCACTCCTCCCTGTGAACAAAACACTGTGGGACTATAAAGGGAGAGAAGCACCATCTCTGAATGGCAAATTACCATGTGTGAGGAGCACCCTGTGGCCGGTCAGTCAGTCAGAGAGACTAAACCAAGAATCTGTCTTTTAGTAGGGTGCTGTCAACACCTCTGGGTCCAACTTCTGATGCCAATGACGAAAAAACAGCTGCTTAAAGTGCCTCCAAAAAGCATTTCAACACTTAAGCCAtgcttaaaaatgaatgaattttatTGCAGTATGCAACAAAATTTCAAACCTAATGCCATTTATTGTAAAGAAAGACAGCATGTGCATATTTAGtcaaaatgttgacaaaaaGTGATTGTTTGGCTTCATAAATTCACTAAAAATTACCTAGTTGTAAAAATGAAGTTAGTTCTGAGAAAAGTATAATTTGTCACTTGTTTTGAGATTGCATATCATGCTATAACATAAccttcatacatttttttacccATGACCCATGTAAAAAACTGAATTTTTCATAGTAGTAGTATACAAAAAAGTTAGTTCTGAGAAAAGTATAATTTGTCACTTGTTTTGAGATTGCATATCATGCTATAACATAAccttcatacatttttttacccATGACCCATGtaaaaaaactgaatttttcCTAGTAGTAgtatacaaaaaaataacaaaatagcacTAAAATAGCACTGAAgtgaacaaaaaatatataaaatgactttttcttttttcttgtttattttgCCATTAAGTTGTTAATAATGAAATCCTAAAACAGAATTGAAAAAGCACAACTGTAGTGAGTCAGTAAGtgacaatcaaaataaaagcagTGTAGCAGCTTTGCCACCTACTGGGAACAAATGAGCAGTGCGGGAagatctgtttttatttttttgttttagttctTTTTAACTGCCATCTTAGTAGCTGATTAAAAAAATTGGATAAATATCAAaagaaaattataataaaaaagacatgTTTATTAAAGACATactttttaaatgcatcaaGATACACAAAGAACAGCAAAAAGTAGCCTAAGTCATTTGGTTAAGAGTCTGTAATACCATAAAAACACCATAGTTAATCACCTTCTTATGAAACCTAACTGAGCAAGAAAAAATAGAAACTAATTTTACCCTCCTCCTGTTACCAAGGCAATTAAGATATCATGAGAGTAACACATAATAACCATAACACATGGAGACAATCATTCAGCTCTCATTTTGATTGACATAGTGCTTTCTTTATACCATGTTGACTCCGTAAAGTAGAGAGGGTAGCGACACTGAATTTGTAAGTCAGTTTCTTTTTCACTTTAATGATTTCCCCCGAGCGGGCGTAATTTCGTAGGGCACGGGACATTTTCTGGTAGGTCATGGGCATTCTGTTGCCCTTCCTCTGGCCCCATAGCTCTGCCACACGCTCCTTGTGCCTGGCAGAAAAGCGGAAGACGCCGACTGAAGCCGGCACCCAGGACACGCAGTGGGCCATGCCTGGGTCCTCCAGCATCTCGAACAGGAAGTGGAAAAGGCGTAGCTTTTTCCCTGCAATCATAGAGATGATTGCGGTCAAACAGCATTCATGTGTGTGCACGAAGGGGTGGGCAAAGGCCTATGGAAACTATTTCCCATAAAACACACTTGTGTTATGATAGGCGTAATTAAGATAATCATCTCTAAAGCATCAGTGGCGTACAAAAGACCAGAGAAAATGAGGGTGAACTGAGATTCTATTTGGCAGTTATGGGTAGGACGAGCCGCTCCCGAGCTGCAGTTCCCCTAGGTTATTCCTCACCTTAGAGATAGCATCTAAACAAACCACAAAAGCAGAACTGACCTTTCTCTGCAGGTGTAATGCTGGGCAATGATTCGGCACACTTTTCAGGTGTTGTATTTGGAGTTAAAGGTCTCTCTGGTCCGTTTAGGGCGTTTAACACTCGCCCTTCAGGTGAGTTGTTAAGGACCGAAGACTGATCGACTGCAGTGGTGCCGTTGCAATTCATCCTGCAGTCCGTATATGAGTCAGATCCCTTTGCTTTGGCCAGAGATCCCATGACCTATTCATTTGACAGAAGGTCTTGgttttaaaacagaaaagaatGGGTGCAAGAATGACATTAAGTTTTGAACTGAATACTTCACCTGATCAGAAAACTGCATCTGGGACTTTTCTTGCTCTAACACATTGCTGAAATGCTCCTCATTTGCTAGCTTCTCTCCAGAAGTGTTCACAGCTTCACCAGTTGACATGGCACAGAGATCCCTCACTGCCATTGCATTGCAAAAAACGTTAgtggtggtaaacaaacactttttttttttgtccattcaagTCAGAGGGGTCCAATGTTTTATTGGACACCATTACCTTATgaaaaagagtacttattaaTAAGAATGTATTTAAGAATAAACATATATCATTAAGGAAATACTTAAGTCCCatctgaatgtaatgttttcagacacttgttaactgcaattaaatgaaaatatattatagttttaatttatattaaatgcagttaGCTAATAGTGCTTACAGTGCTTTGACCCAATTATGAaggacttaagtacatctttatattaCTTCTATTAAAATGTGGTTTCTTAAAAGTATACTACAGAATGACAAACATTTATGGTAAGTTAAAAGTTAAAAGATATCAAGTACTTGTGCTTTAATATGTTGGTCAACACATCAGAATAAATGTACTTGTAAGCAAgacaaaatgatttaaaatgtactttaaagtaaaactttgaCTATTAGcagttatgttatgttttaattttataatagttgtattaatattttgaattagctttttgttaattttgctAATATTTGTGTTAATGTTTTAGTATTTtc
Above is a genomic segment from Megalobrama amblycephala isolate DHTTF-2021 linkage group LG14, ASM1881202v1, whole genome shotgun sequence containing:
- the spi2 gene encoding ETS translocation variant 2, whose protein sequence is MNSAQEYQTDLEVILEFLEEHYRQESRRKALWNMRDLCAMSTGEAVNTSGEKLANEEHFSNVLEQEKSQMQFSDQVMGSLAKAKGSDSYTDCRMNCNGTTAVDQSSVLNNSPEGRVLNALNGPERPLTPNTTPEKCAESLPSITPAEKGKKLRLFHFLFEMLEDPGMAHCVSWVPASVGVFRFSARHKERVAELWGQRKGNRMPMTYQKMSRALRNYARSGEIIKVKKKLTYKFSVATLSTLRSQHGIKKALCQSK